A genomic region of Arachis hypogaea cultivar Tifrunner chromosome 5, arahy.Tifrunner.gnm2.J5K5, whole genome shotgun sequence contains the following coding sequences:
- the LOC112799818 gene encoding uncharacterized protein At1g24485 — protein sequence MGYTPNTLIVAIVLAIPLFTKLSLTTFVSINCGSSEPFTDPQTNITWAQDDAYIEHGQSFNVSLGLGTFSTLRAFHTLKKNCYEIEVQKGEKVLTRASFFYGNYDNKFSPPMFDLIFDGNYWGTVITSISDHVDYEAIYVAKGNYTNVCVSQSNPNHIPFISSIEVRGLDPQMYNHLHQNHSLILLSRRAFGANQTVRYPDDVYDRIWIAKNSDQEFIYSIQSEALDINISTVEDQPPKSAIQNAFTLPNTTFGIQYNISSLLQSTSDTNNNYSNYYYYNNNNVPLYINTYFSEVMENATTGTRSIQIYRGNNNNNNNNNNNGPFSSSSRPIIPPFGSVEEVHINMSISLDSSMNSLYFHASPGSTLPPLINAAEVYRIEPLAQGTDSRDVEGLRQLRLAFKTLSEWKGDPCLPFPYAWEWIQCTADPKPRVKALNLSSYDLHGILPDMRSMDALEIIDLHNNTIEGPIPEFLGFLPLLRVLNLSYNSFNGYIPNSLNNTDIDIDITHLPELQNVSITTTSDSPTRMSFELHILLLIIAKQVLISLWMNFQ from the exons ATGGGATACACTCCAAATACACTAATTGTAGCCATAGTACTAGCCATACCATTGTTCACAAAACTCTCTCTAACAACCTTTGTGAGCATCAATTGTGGATCCTCCGAACCTTTCACCGATCCACAAACCAACATAACATGGGCACAAGATGATGCATACATTGAACATGGCCAATCCTTCAATGTCTCTTTAGGGTTAGGCACATTCAGCACCCTTAGGGCATTCCACACTTTGAAGAAGAATTGCTATGAAATTGAAGTCCAAAAGGGAGAAAAGGTCCTTACTAGGGCAAGTTTTTTCTATGGGAATTATGATAACAAGTTTTCTCCTCCTATGTTTGACCTTATATTTGATGGTAATTATTGGGGAACAGTGATTACATCAATTTCAGATCATGTGGATTATGAAGCTATATATGTTGCTAAGGGAAACTACACCAACGTTTGTGTTTCCCAATCAAACCCTAATCATATTCCTTTCATCTCATCAATTGAAGTGCGTGGTTTGGACCCTCAAATGTACAACCATCTTCATCAAAATCATTCCTTGATTTTGCTTAGTAGACGTGCTTTTGGTGCAAATCAAACTGTCAG GTACCCTGATGATGTGTATGATCGAATTTGGATTGCAAAAAATAGTGATCAAGAGTTTATATATAGCATCCAAAGTGAGGCATTGGACATCAACATTAGCACAGTGGAAGATCAACCACCAAAATCTGCAATCCAAAATGCATTCACACTCCCGAACACAACCTTTGGAATTCAGTACAATAtatcttcacttcttcaatcaACTTCAgatactaataataattatagtaattactattactataataataataatgttccaCTTTACATCAACACATATTTCTCCGAAGTGATGGAAAATGCAACAACTGGCACAAGATCAATACAAATATATAgaggcaataataataataataataataataataataatggaccattctcatcatcatcaaggccCATAATCCCTCCTTTTGGAAGTGTTGAAGAGGTGCACATTAACATGTCAATTTCATTAGATAGTAGTATGAATTCGCTTTATTTTCATGCAAGTCCTGGTTCAACTCTTCCTCCTTTGATCAATGCTGCGGAAGTTTATAGAATTGAACCATTAGCTCAAGGAACTGACTCTAGAGATG TGGAAGGATTGAGGCAACTGCGATTGGCATTCAAAACATTATCAGAATGGAAAGGTGACCCTTGTCTTCCATTTCCATACGCTTGGGAATGGATTCAATGTACTGCTGATCCTAAACCTCGCGTAAAAGCATT GAATCTTAGTAGCTATGATCTTCATGGGATTCTTCCAGATATGAGGTCAATGGATGCACTTGAAATTAT AGATTTGCATAACAACACCATTGAAGGCCCCATTCCTGAATTTCTTGGTTTCTTGCCTTTGCTTAGAGTGCT GAATTTGTCATACAATAGTTTTAATGGTTACATACCCAACTCCTTAAACAATACAGACATTGACATTGA CATTACTCATCTCCCGGAACTGCAAAATGTATCCATTACAACCACTAGTGATTCCCCAACAAGAATGTCATTCGAACTACACATATTATTGCTTATAATTGCAAAGCAGGTTTTAATATCTCTGTGGATGAACTTTCAATAA